The following DNA comes from cyanobiont of Ornithocercus magnificus.
TCAGCAAAGTGAGACTACTAACTATGTGGTGCAGAAACTAGCAGTGAAAAGGAAAGAGGCTATACTATCGCGCAAGTACTCAATAGACACTGCGCCACAAATTATTGGTGTTGAGGGTCTTGACTATCAGCTTGGCAGTTGCTGTTGCCCACTTCCTGGTGATGTGATTATTGGTGTTATCAACCTAGAGAAATACGATATCACTATTCACCGATATGACTGCGGTAGTATAGTAGATATCCCCAACGAATATCGGCTACCTGTAGACTGGAATCCTGACATTACGCTAACCAAAGATAAGTTTCCTGCACGTCTGCGTATTGAGGTGATAGACCGGGTAGGCATTCTTAAAGATATTCTCGTGCGCCTTTCAGATGGACGCATCAATGTAAGCGATGCGCGCGTACGTACAGCATTCAACAGCCCTGCAAAGATCGATTTGCATGTTGAACTTGAGAGCGTTGCACAGCTCACACGCACAATGTGCCAGATTCGTGCAATGGCTGATGTCCTTGATATCGCTCGTGCCGGTATTAGCTAGCAATTAAAAATCGTTCTATAATAGACAGAAAGGTTCAGACAAGGCTAATTTGGCCGACTACAGTACCTTAGAAGCATGACGAACGTGGTAAGCCTTAGCAGGAGCACTGTTAGACATTACTCTCACAGCTAGTAGAGGGTTTGCCTAGACTTCTCTATGTTGTAGGACTACTTTTTTGATGATGTGTGATTCGCTGCATACACTTATGCCTAAAGACAAAACTGGTACCACTCAATGTGCCACATTTCTTCACTAGCTTTTCAGCCATTCATCGAAGAGCTAGGAGAAAAATTCTGGGATATTGTTGAGCCTGCAATATTCCCTTGTTCACAACTGCGGTTTCGCAATAACTTCGTTTTAGAGCAGCTTGGCCTTAACTGTTATGCTGTCACTGATAGCGAGATAGAAGCCGCATTTGGCAGATTCGAAGGACGGGCACCACTGCTAGCTCTGCGCTATCATGGTTACCAGCTTGGTACCTATAACCCATCTCTTGGCGATGGTCGTGGCTTTCTCTATGGCCAGCTAGCTGATACTAGGGGCAACCTGCAAGACCTAAGCACCAAGGGCTCTGGTACTACTCCTTGGAGCCGTGGTGGTGATGGCCGTCTAACCCTTAAGGGAGGAGTGCGCGAGATAATTGCTAGCGAGGCACTTCACCGCCTCGGCGTTACTACAAGTCGAACACTCTCGCTGGTCGAGACTGGCGAAGAGCTCTGGCGAGGAGATGAATCTTCTCCTGCCCGTGGCTCAGTAATGGTTCGTATTGCACGTACCCACCTCCGCTTTGGCACTTGTGAACGCCTCCTCTACCAAAATGATTCACAGGGCTTGGAAAGACTTCTACTTTTTGTGATTGCGCTCTACTACCCTGAAGTCGCAGCTGTGTATCCGGCAGACTGTTCTAGTAAAGCAGCTCTCGAGCGACATTTAGTGGCATTTTATGCTGAGCTAGTTAATCGAGTGGCAAAGCTTGCTGCAGAATGGATGGTAGCAGGATTCACCCACGGTGTGCTTAACACCGACAATATGTCTTTGGCAGGTGAGGGCCTTGATTATGGTCCCTACGCATTTCTCAATCGCTGGGATCCCAAATTTACTGCCACACACTTTGACCAAACCGGTCTCTATGCTTATGGACAACAGCCAACAATTTGTCGGCACAATCTGCGGCTGCTCCAAGAACCATTGACAATGTTGCTACCGAAAGAGTTGATGGAGGAGCATCTAGAACAGTTCACTAACATCTACGAGCAGCATCATAGAATTTGTTTTCTCCGTCGATTGGGCCTGACATCAGATTTTGCTACTGAGGGCAAGGAGCTGATAGCTGCCACACTTAACTTGCTCGCAAAGTGGCCAGTGGACTACGGACGATTTTTCTCTGGACTTGCCAAACATGTATCTGCGGACGGTATCCCTGACAAGTTCGAATCTCTATTGCCTTTTCTGAGCAAAGTTCCAGAGCCTACGCGAGAATCTTGGCTCTACTGGCGTGATACTTGGTTATACCAATTACGCCAGCTTTCACCCTCAGATAATTCCAGGAAGGCAGTTGCAAATCGCCTACAGCGCTGGAACCTTCCACATGTACCTAACAGATCTTTAATTGAGGATCTCTGGCAAGCAATCGATGAATATGATGACTGGAGGCCTCTTAAGAACTGGTTGACGGAAGTCATGATAAGTTAGTGTGGGCGAACCACTGCAGCACTATTACGTCGGAATAGCACATAGGCTACTAATCCAAGACTGATCGAGGCGGTAACTGCTACTACACTAGACCCTAGGAATAGCCTGCTGCTAAAGATCCAGCCTATTCTCCAGAACTTATCTATGCTAATTGTATCCAAGTCTGGCAATGATTTACTGCCAGTCAGTGCTTCTCCAACTCTATAGTTAAACCAGTACAATGGAATATAAGTAAACGGGTTGCTAACAAGCGTTCCTGCTGCGGCCAGCAGACGATTTCCACGTAGAAGATTGGCTACAACAATGCTGAAAATGATCTGGAACCCAAAGAGAGGAAAACAGCCGCAGAAAACTCCTGCACCTAAACCACGAGCACGCTGTCCTGCAGTTCCACCTTGTTGCCAGAGGTAATTGTGTACCCGGTGACTAATAGCCTTTCGCAATGGGTACATAACTGCTCCAGACTCCAACACGAGTAGATCAGGGCAATCGTAGGAAAGCAAGGTGCATGGGACCTGAGAGTGGAGGAAGAGTGATGAGCGGACAGCTTACAGCTGAAGCAACTATCGCAGCAGTAGCTACCGCTGTTGCTCCTGGACAGGGAAGCATCGCTATAGTGCGTATCTCTGGCCCAAAAGCTGAGGCCACAGGACGAGCCGTAGTGCGAGTTCCTGGAAGCCAAAGCTGGGACAGTCACCGTGTCCTCTACGGGCATGTTTTGGCAGCTAAAGGATCTGAGCGCCTCGATGAAGTGCTTTTATTGCTAATGCGAGCCCCGCGAAGCTTTACAGGTGAGGATGTTGTAGAGATACACTGCCACGGTGG
Coding sequences within:
- a CDS encoding YdiU family protein, with the protein product MCHISSLAFQPFIEELGEKFWDIVEPAIFPCSQLRFRNNFVLEQLGLNCYAVTDSEIEAAFGRFEGRAPLLALRYHGYQLGTYNPSLGDGRGFLYGQLADTRGNLQDLSTKGSGTTPWSRGGDGRLTLKGGVREIIASEALHRLGVTTSRTLSLVETGEELWRGDESSPARGSVMVRIARTHLRFGTCERLLYQNDSQGLERLLLFVIALYYPEVAAVYPADCSSKAALERHLVAFYAELVNRVAKLAAEWMVAGFTHGVLNTDNMSLAGEGLDYGPYAFLNRWDPKFTATHFDQTGLYAYGQQPTICRHNLRLLQEPLTMLLPKELMEEHLEQFTNIYEQHHRICFLRRLGLTSDFATEGKELIAATLNLLAKWPVDYGRFFSGLAKHVSADGIPDKFESLLPFLSKVPEPTRESWLYWRDTWLYQLRQLSPSDNSRKAVANRLQRWNLPHVPNRSLIEDLWQAIDEYDDWRPLKNWLTEVMIS